TTCATCATCGGAATTGATTGGGGGGGCATCAATGAAGCGGTCATCAAACGCTGGTATCACTTCAATTCCCGACTCAGGTGATTTTGGTGATCCAGTCGGATATACCCACTCGGCGTCGGCCCAATTAAATTGCCTGTGAAACGTCTTCCTTCGTTTTTTCCTGTTTTTCTTCCCTCTATACTCGCGCCACGGGTCAACTATTCCCAGCACATATTGCTGTGGCGGTGGTGGCAAAAATGGTTTCATCTCTTCCTCTATCACAGCTGGTGGAGAGACTCGAATCTCGAGTTGAGGTTCATCAGAGCGACGGCTTATCGCCCTGGACTCTTTCTGCAAACCTGTCGAAGTTGACGGCCAATCAGGTGCACGGCGACCCGCCAAGCGATACTCTGGTTGTCTGGGCGAATAAGCTACCGTGCGGGGACTCGTCAAGCGTCGATCACTGCCTCTGGACAGTCTCTCATTCGATCTACTATCATCCTCTCTGGATCTCTTAGAGGCATAATATCGATGCTGATGTTCATCAGAGCGACGGCTTTTCTCCCTGGAA
This sequence is a window from Microplitis mediator isolate UGA2020A chromosome 3, iyMicMedi2.1, whole genome shotgun sequence. Protein-coding genes within it:
- the LOC130665519 gene encoding uncharacterized protein LOC130665519, which translates into the protein MEDTRDHRFSVSERFTKTRSGWNERVPKGSNKSDRRLTGPRTVTHSPRQSKDRLAGRRAPDWPSTSTSLPKVSREISRHSDEHQHRYYASKRSREDDSRSNERLSRGSDRRLTSPRTVAHSPRQPKYRLAGRRAPDWPSTSTGLPKVSREKSRRSDEHQHRYYASKRSREDDSRSNERLSRGSDRRLTSPRTVAYSPRQPEYRLAGRRAPDWPSTSTGLQKESRAISRRSDEPQLEIRVSPPAVIEEEMKPFLPPPPQQYVLGIVDPWREYRGKKNRKKRRKTFHRQFNWADAEWVYPTGSPKSPESGIEVIPAFDDRFIDAPPINSDDELVMHDDEGVGLDDADLQFSL